The Armatimonadota bacterium genome has a window encoding:
- a CDS encoding permease, whose product MKTNPRSIISLGATGVFLFFCAWGVWFGHNDFAIRSANSYLGFLKEMFWVLPMMFLLIGVFDVWVPREIVERHVGEDAGPIAILWMILLAMLQAGPLYGAFPVAAALSKKGCAAKYIFIYLGAFSVMKLPMLSFEITFLGWKFSLVRLMFTLPVFITIGYIMGRHRAYVVQ is encoded by the coding sequence GTGAAGACAAACCCCAGGAGCATTATCAGTCTTGGAGCGACTGGTGTTTTCCTGTTTTTCTGTGCTTGGGGTGTTTGGTTTGGGCACAACGATTTTGCAATTCGGTCTGCAAACAGCTATCTAGGCTTCCTGAAGGAAATGTTCTGGGTATTGCCCATGATGTTCTTGCTAATAGGCGTATTCGATGTGTGGGTTCCTCGGGAGATTGTCGAGCGGCACGTTGGCGAAGATGCAGGCCCTATTGCCATCCTGTGGATGATTCTTCTTGCAATGCTTCAAGCTGGGCCGCTGTATGGAGCATTTCCTGTGGCAGCGGCACTTTCGAAGAAGGGTTGCGCCGCTAAGTATATCTTTATTTATCTTGGAGCATTCTCGGTGATGAAGCTTCCGATGCTGAGCTTTGAGATAACATTCCTGGGCTGGAAGTTCTCCTTGGTTAGGCTAATGTTTACGCTGCCGGTGTTTATCACTATTGGCTACATAATGGGGCGCCATCGTGCCTATGTTGTACAGTAA
- a CDS encoding permease: MAFNLIGLCILAACFALDRHKTIRSVHRGLMMFWKIVPEMSIVLILISISLSVLTPTQLRQWLSADTPAHFVLALAVGSVALIPGFVAFPLAGVLLKNGASITLVAGFLTTLLMVGVVTLPMEARYFGWRTALLRNGLSFIGAVAIALAMGRLL; the protein is encoded by the coding sequence GTGGCGTTCAATCTGATTGGCTTGTGTATCCTGGCGGCTTGCTTTGCTCTTGATAGGCACAAGACGATTCGCTCTGTCCATCGGGGGCTGATGATGTTCTGGAAGATAGTTCCAGAGATGTCGATTGTACTTATCCTTATCAGCATTTCTCTTTCGGTTTTGACGCCAACACAGCTTAGACAGTGGCTCTCCGCTGATACTCCTGCGCATTTTGTATTGGCATTGGCTGTCGGCTCGGTCGCGCTCATACCTGGGTTTGTTGCTTTCCCACTAGCAGGAGTCTTGCTAAAGAACGGCGCATCTATAACGCTCGTTGCAGGCTTCCTGACGACGCTATTGATGGTAGGAGTGGTCACGTTACCGATGGAAGCTAGATATTTTGGCTGGCGTACGGCGCTTTTGCGCAATGGTCTATCGTTTATCGGAGCTGTGGCGATTGCGTTGGCAATGGGGAGGCTGCTGTGA
- a CDS encoding OprO/OprP family phosphate-selective porin has protein sequence MKLFRFLVFALLTCMMASSSVGSATHKWQGYFQVRYTNPEDRADYLSLRRLKLYGCGPISGSWSYYLQFLYKTNNRSSTDNRIVVQEASANTQSGSVKLTIGQFKPPFGMERFTSDSMLALIDRSQPTDKLVPNGSLGMSFARDRGVQIERKIGKVARCAVGVFDGNGANEPLEGNGPLIVGRFIYEPCSAAKRFHSEVAISWRKDHDIDFTGQLPGAPPGYANFSGKDVRQNIAIAYDFGKNSLRCEYLAAQYHSNKSAIPSIDAQGYYLQWAYAASRKWLLAARFEAMDPDCSVVNSKDISWLTIGATYYMKSDYHKIQVNYIFKSEKASEINNDAIVAQYQRFF, from the coding sequence TTGAAACTTTTTAGATTTCTGGTGTTTGCGTTGCTTACATGTATGATGGCTTCATCCAGCGTTGGTTCCGCTACTCACAAGTGGCAAGGCTATTTCCAGGTGCGCTATACTAACCCAGAAGATCGTGCCGATTACCTAAGCCTGCGCAGACTCAAGCTGTATGGATGTGGTCCCATTTCTGGCAGCTGGAGCTACTACTTGCAGTTTCTGTACAAAACCAATAACCGTAGCTCAACTGATAATCGAATAGTCGTACAGGAGGCAAGTGCTAATACGCAGTCTGGTTCTGTCAAGCTCACGATAGGACAGTTCAAGCCGCCTTTTGGAATGGAACGGTTTACCTCCGACTCCATGCTCGCATTAATTGACCGCAGCCAGCCGACCGATAAGTTGGTCCCAAATGGCAGTCTAGGAATGTCGTTTGCTCGTGATCGGGGCGTTCAAATTGAACGGAAGATTGGTAAGGTTGCCCGGTGTGCAGTTGGGGTGTTCGACGGCAACGGTGCCAACGAGCCATTAGAGGGCAATGGCCCGCTGATAGTTGGGCGCTTCATATACGAGCCGTGTTCTGCTGCAAAGCGATTTCATTCCGAAGTTGCCATATCATGGCGCAAAGACCACGATATTGACTTTACTGGTCAGCTTCCAGGCGCTCCGCCAGGTTATGCAAATTTCTCAGGCAAGGATGTTCGGCAGAATATAGCGATTGCCTATGATTTTGGCAAAAACTCGCTTCGCTGTGAGTACCTTGCGGCTCAGTATCACAGCAACAAATCTGCGATTCCCAGCATAGATGCACAGGGATATTATCTGCAGTGGGCTTACGCTGCATCTCGGAAGTGGTTGCTGGCAGCACGTTTTGAAGCTATGGACCCTGACTGTTCGGTTGTGAACTCGAAGGATATATCATGGCTCACAATTGGCGCTACTTATTATATGAAATCCGACTATCACAAGATTCAAGTTAACTACATATTTAAGTCAGAAAAGGCTAGCGAGATTAATAATGATGCTATAGTAGCGCAGTATCAAAGATTTTTCTGA
- a CDS encoding ferredoxin family protein — protein sequence MSVRKYMGIDRDKIAWYPTIDEDICTGCGECAEFCPNSVFELRDGVMVVANPFNCVPGCDRCALVCPSSAITFPSKESLLQQIERLRRS from the coding sequence GTGAGCGTCCGTAAGTATATGGGAATTGACAGGGATAAAATAGCTTGGTATCCAACGATTGATGAAGATATTTGCACGGGCTGTGGAGAGTGTGCAGAGTTCTGTCCGAACAGTGTATTTGAACTAAGGGACGGTGTAATGGTTGTGGCAAATCCGTTTAACTGCGTACCTGGCTGCGACAGATGTGCTTTAGTTTGTCCTTCATCGGCTATAACGTTCCCTTCAAAAGAGAGCTTGCTTCAACAGATAGAGAGGCTGCGCCGGTCTTGA